One segment of Mycolicibacterium sp. YH-1 DNA contains the following:
- a CDS encoding CoA ester lyase: MYDQTFTPPEPGEAGSRIDPVLARSWLLVNGAQYDRFAPAAHSRADIVVLDIEDAVAPKDKTAARDNVTRWLGDGHSDWVRVNGFGTPWWADDLAMLAGSSVGGVMLAMVESVDHVTETAKRLPGVLIVALVETARGLERITEIASAKGTFRLAFGIGDFRRDTGFGDNPATLAYARSRFTIAAKAAHLPSAIDGPTVGSSALKLSEATAVSAEFGMTGKICLTPDQCSTVNEGLSPSQDEITWAKEFFAEFQRDGGEIRNGSDLPRIARANKILDLATAYGIHESEFGDDPDHVPAPSDTYHY, encoded by the coding sequence GTGTACGACCAGACCTTTACCCCGCCCGAACCCGGCGAAGCCGGTTCCCGCATCGACCCGGTGTTGGCCCGTAGCTGGCTGCTGGTCAACGGCGCGCAGTACGACCGGTTCGCTCCGGCCGCGCACTCCCGCGCCGACATCGTCGTCCTCGACATTGAGGATGCCGTCGCACCCAAGGACAAGACCGCCGCCCGCGACAACGTCACGCGCTGGTTGGGCGACGGCCACTCCGACTGGGTCCGCGTCAACGGTTTCGGCACGCCCTGGTGGGCAGACGACCTGGCGATGCTTGCCGGCTCCTCGGTCGGTGGCGTCATGCTGGCGATGGTCGAGTCCGTCGACCACGTCACCGAGACCGCCAAGCGGCTGCCGGGCGTGCTGATCGTCGCGCTCGTCGAGACGGCAAGAGGACTGGAGCGCATCACCGAGATCGCGTCGGCAAAGGGCACCTTCCGGCTCGCCTTCGGTATCGGCGACTTCCGACGGGACACCGGGTTCGGCGACAACCCCGCGACGCTGGCTTACGCACGGTCACGGTTCACCATCGCCGCCAAGGCCGCGCATCTGCCCAGCGCCATCGACGGGCCGACGGTCGGGTCCAGCGCGCTCAAGCTCAGCGAGGCCACCGCGGTGTCCGCCGAGTTCGGCATGACAGGCAAGATCTGCCTCACACCCGACCAGTGCTCCACCGTCAACGAGGGCCTCTCCCCCTCACAGGATGAGATCACCTGGGCCAAGGAGTTCTTCGCCGAGTTCCAGCGCGACGGCGGCGAGATCCGCAACGGGTCAGACCTGCCGCGGATCGCCCGCGCCAACAAGATCCTGGATCTGGCCACCGCATACGGCATACACGAGTCCGAGTTCGGCGACGACCCCGATCACGTGCCCGCCCCCTCGGACACCTACCACTACTGA
- a CDS encoding cation diffusion facilitator family transporter → MTHEARVAAAGHGHDHDGGHADGHSHTHRGGLSGVVKEIFAPHSHDSADSVDSALESSAAGIRAVKISLVVLGTTAIAQIIVVVISGSVALAADTIHNFSDALTAVPLWIAFALGTRAATRRYTYGFGRAEDLAGLFVVAMIALSAIVAGYEAVMRLIHPQPIAHLGWVALAGLVGFIGNEWVALYRIRVGRRIGSAALVADGLHARTDGFTSLAVLLSAGGVALGFPLADPIIGLLITVAILAVLRSAVRDVFRRLLDGVDPRLVEIAEETLATRPGVRSVRSVRMRWIGHRLHADVELDVDPEVNLAEAHRIAHDAEHELTHAVPKLATALIHAYPAHHGSPLR, encoded by the coding sequence ATGACCCATGAGGCCCGGGTGGCTGCCGCAGGTCACGGGCACGACCACGACGGGGGCCATGCTGATGGCCACTCACACACTCACCGCGGTGGTTTGAGTGGCGTGGTCAAGGAGATCTTCGCGCCGCACTCCCACGACAGTGCCGACAGCGTGGACAGCGCCCTCGAGTCGTCGGCAGCCGGCATTCGCGCCGTCAAGATCAGCCTGGTGGTGCTCGGCACCACCGCCATCGCTCAGATCATCGTCGTCGTGATCTCGGGGTCGGTGGCACTGGCCGCCGACACCATTCACAACTTCTCCGACGCACTCACGGCAGTGCCGCTGTGGATCGCATTCGCCTTGGGCACGAGGGCCGCGACCCGTCGCTACACCTACGGGTTCGGTCGCGCCGAGGATCTCGCCGGACTCTTCGTCGTCGCGATGATCGCCCTGTCCGCGATCGTCGCGGGCTATGAGGCCGTCATGCGGCTGATCCATCCGCAACCGATAGCCCACCTCGGGTGGGTTGCCCTGGCAGGGCTCGTCGGCTTCATCGGCAACGAATGGGTCGCGCTCTACCGGATCCGCGTTGGGCGTCGCATCGGCTCGGCCGCCCTGGTCGCCGACGGCCTGCACGCCCGTACCGATGGTTTCACGTCGCTGGCTGTTCTTCTGAGCGCCGGAGGCGTTGCCCTGGGATTCCCTCTGGCCGACCCCATCATCGGCTTGCTGATCACCGTGGCGATCCTCGCAGTGCTGCGCAGTGCTGTGCGTGATGTGTTCCGCCGCTTGCTCGATGGTGTGGATCCGCGACTGGTCGAGATCGCCGAGGAAACGCTGGCCACCCGCCCTGGTGTCCGGTCAGTCCGCAGTGTGCGGATGCGCTGGATCGGCCATCGACTGCACGCCGATGTCGAGCTGGACGTGGACCCCGAGGTCAACTTGGCAGAGGCGCATCGCATCGCTCACGATGCCGAGCATGAGCTGACCCACGCGGTTCCCAAGCTGGCCACTGCCCTGATCCACGCGTACCCGGCACACCACGGGTCGCCGCTTCGCTGA
- a CDS encoding metalloregulator ArsR/SmtB family transcription factor — MNADTGACTRRLPDDQVDLVVEVFRMLADATRVQVLWALTSRELSVNDLAAHIGKPAPSVSQHLAKLRMARLVRTRREGTTIYYSLDNDHIGQLVTDAVFNAEHAGPGVPGHHRNAAELAALHPDTMNGDGRQS; from the coding sequence ATGAATGCAGATACGGGTGCTTGCACCCGGCGGCTGCCCGATGATCAAGTCGATCTGGTGGTCGAGGTGTTTCGGATGCTGGCCGATGCGACCCGCGTGCAGGTGCTGTGGGCATTGACCAGTCGGGAGCTGTCGGTCAATGACCTGGCCGCGCATATCGGCAAGCCCGCGCCGTCGGTGTCGCAGCATCTCGCGAAGCTGCGGATGGCCCGATTGGTCCGCACCCGCCGCGAGGGCACGACCATTTACTACAGCCTCGACAACGACCACATCGGGCAACTGGTCACCGATGCGGTCTTCAATGCCGAGCACGCCGGCCCTGGTGTGCCGGGTCATCACCGCAACGCCGCCGAACTCGCGGCACTGCACCCCGACACGATGAACGGCGACGGGCGGCAGTCATGA
- a CDS encoding nuclear transport factor 2 family protein, with protein MTTFAPHRDTVKLFVDSMHGGADRDALSSILAEGVVMYGPLSDEPVSGREAVLEAMRGVGAAADLTYKEVLSGETHHAAYFRLQIEDTVVNGMDKFLLDEDGKIAEITIWWRPLPAGVEMQGHLADVLGTQPWELRTSHADQPRTGHVR; from the coding sequence ATGACCACCTTCGCCCCGCACCGCGACACCGTAAAACTCTTCGTCGACTCCATGCACGGCGGCGCGGACAGAGACGCCCTTTCCAGCATCCTCGCCGAGGGCGTGGTGATGTACGGCCCGCTCAGCGACGAGCCAGTCAGCGGCCGCGAGGCAGTCCTGGAAGCGATGCGAGGGGTCGGCGCGGCGGCCGACCTCACTTACAAGGAGGTCCTCAGCGGCGAGACGCACCACGCCGCGTACTTCCGGCTGCAGATCGAAGACACCGTGGTCAACGGGATGGACAAATTCCTGCTCGACGAGGACGGCAAGATCGCCGAGATAACCATATGGTGGCGCCCGCTGCCGGCCGGCGTCGAGATGCAGGGCCACCTTGCGGATGTACTCGGCACGCAGCCCTGGGAACTGCGCACGAGCCATGCGGATCAACCTCGAACCGGGCACGTCCGTTGA
- a CDS encoding SDR family NAD(P)-dependent oxidoreductase yields the protein MGKLDGKVAVITGATSGMALSGAKLFVDEGAHVFISGRGKDAVDQAVAQIGRNVTGVQGDSADLDDLDRLFDTVRQEKGAIDVLWASAGTGAQSKLGEITEEDFDAAFGLNARGTLFTVQKALPLFNDGGSIFMTGSNASLRGYPNWSVYAGSKAVLPAYARVWVSELRDRKIRVNVLTPGQVASPMLAEVMDEATKTQFESVIPRREMGRPGEIASAALFLASDDSSYVNGMELVVDGGTTAI from the coding sequence GTGGGAAAGCTCGATGGCAAGGTCGCCGTAATCACCGGCGCCACAAGTGGGATGGCGCTGTCCGGTGCCAAGTTGTTCGTCGACGAAGGCGCTCACGTCTTCATCTCGGGCCGAGGCAAGGACGCGGTGGATCAAGCGGTCGCACAGATCGGCCGCAACGTGACTGGCGTGCAAGGTGATTCGGCCGACCTCGACGATCTGGACCGTCTGTTCGACACGGTCAGGCAGGAAAAGGGCGCGATCGACGTGTTGTGGGCAAGCGCTGGGACGGGCGCGCAGTCCAAGCTCGGCGAGATCACCGAGGAGGACTTCGATGCCGCCTTCGGGCTGAACGCGCGCGGCACGCTGTTCACGGTCCAAAAGGCGCTGCCGCTGTTCAACGATGGCGGCTCGATCTTCATGACCGGGTCGAACGCATCGCTGCGCGGCTACCCCAATTGGAGTGTGTACGCGGGAAGCAAGGCCGTGCTGCCCGCCTACGCACGGGTGTGGGTGTCGGAGTTGAGGGACAGGAAGATCCGGGTGAACGTGCTGACCCCCGGCCAGGTCGCCTCGCCGATGTTGGCGGAGGTGATGGACGAGGCGACGAAGACGCAGTTCGAGTCGGTGATCCCGCGGCGAGAGATGGGCCGCCCAGGGGAGATCGCGTCGGCCGCGTTGTTCCTCGCCTCGGACGACTCGAGCTATGTCAATGGCATGGAGTTGGTCGTCGACGGCGGCACCACAGCGATCTAA
- a CDS encoding TetR/AcrR family transcriptional regulator, protein MTELEKGPRGLRRGRGARERILGASQQLFRDQGINSTGLDQLCAVAQVSKRTFYQHFTGKDELIAEHLRRFDPDILPEVFDRTDLTPRERLLAAFDIHAPLCPFIAAAVEIHDPDHPARLHAADYKKAFAARLTATAREAGATNPEQLGEQLALLLDGASARNRVLNTETFATAAAIAAVLVDNAIPIAAAPPDTGGSQSAGTRPRAGSGGELSRI, encoded by the coding sequence ATGACGGAGTTGGAGAAGGGGCCGCGCGGCTTGCGCCGCGGCAGGGGCGCACGAGAGCGCATCCTCGGCGCGTCACAACAACTGTTCCGCGATCAAGGGATCAACAGCACCGGCCTGGACCAGCTCTGCGCGGTCGCCCAGGTGTCCAAGCGCACGTTCTACCAGCACTTCACCGGTAAGGACGAGTTGATCGCCGAACATCTACGCCGATTCGATCCCGACATCCTGCCCGAGGTGTTCGACCGCACCGACCTCACACCCCGCGAACGGCTCCTCGCCGCCTTCGACATTCACGCGCCGCTGTGCCCGTTCATCGCGGCGGCCGTCGAAATCCACGACCCGGACCACCCGGCACGCCTACACGCCGCCGACTACAAGAAAGCCTTCGCCGCGCGGCTCACCGCAACCGCGCGCGAGGCCGGCGCCACCAACCCCGAACAGCTCGGCGAACAACTGGCGCTGCTCCTGGATGGCGCCTCGGCCCGCAACCGAGTCCTCAACACCGAAACCTTCGCCACCGCCGCCGCCATCGCAGCCGTCCTCGTCGACAACGCCATCCCCATCGCAGCGGCACCGCCCGACACAGGCGGGAGCCAGTCGGCTGGGACAAGGCCGCGCGCCGGATCCGGTGGCGAGCTCAGCCGAATTTGA
- a CDS encoding SDR family oxidoreductase has protein sequence MRVFVTGGTGHSGSYIIPELIAAGHEVTGLARSDTSAAALSALGAKVRRGRLEDLDGLKEAAADSDGVIHVAHRQDLLPSGGIDAVAAAELPVIFAYGEALAGTGKPLVAAGSIGSAGTLGRPATEEDPALPSGDKYNGTLRARNAVERAVVDLAERGVRSSIVRLPTIAHSTTDRAGFLPGLIALAKEKGFAGYPGDGENLWGAVHIRDVASLFRLALEKGPAGKYWHASEDGGTPFREIAEAIGSRLDLPAASVPIDVLMLPGYFGMFTNLVTMDLPASSLITRQTLGWEPVQPKLLADLDNGHYFPVG, from the coding sequence ATGCGCGTTTTCGTCACTGGCGGAACCGGCCACTCCGGTTCGTACATCATCCCCGAACTCATCGCCGCCGGGCACGAGGTCACCGGCCTGGCCCGGTCGGACACGTCCGCGGCGGCCCTGTCCGCGCTCGGCGCTAAGGTGCGTCGCGGCAGGCTCGAAGACCTTGACGGGCTCAAAGAGGCGGCCGCGGACTCCGACGGCGTCATCCACGTCGCGCACAGGCAAGACCTGCTTCCGTCCGGCGGGATCGACGCCGTGGCCGCCGCGGAGCTGCCAGTCATATTCGCGTACGGTGAGGCACTCGCGGGAACCGGTAAGCCGCTGGTAGCGGCCGGCAGCATTGGCTCGGCCGGCACCCTGGGCCGGCCGGCCACCGAGGAGGACCCGGCGCTTCCCAGTGGTGACAAGTACAACGGCACGCTGCGTGCTCGCAATGCCGTGGAACGCGCCGTCGTCGACCTCGCCGAGCGGGGAGTGCGGTCGTCGATTGTGAGGCTTCCGACCATCGCACACAGCACGACCGATCGTGCCGGCTTCCTCCCAGGACTGATCGCGCTCGCGAAGGAGAAGGGTTTCGCCGGCTACCCCGGAGACGGCGAAAACCTGTGGGGCGCCGTGCACATCCGCGATGTCGCCTCCCTGTTCCGGCTCGCGCTGGAGAAGGGTCCGGCCGGCAAATACTGGCACGCGAGTGAGGATGGGGGCACCCCGTTCCGCGAGATCGCCGAGGCCATCGGCAGCCGTCTGGACCTGCCCGCCGCGAGCGTTCCCATCGACGTACTGATGCTGCCGGGATACTTCGGGATGTTCACGAATCTGGTCACGATGGACCTCCCGGCGTCCAGCCTCATCACGCGCCAGACCCTGGGCTGGGAACCCGTTCAGCCCAAACTGCTCGCCGATTTGGACAACGGCCATTACTTCCCGGTCGGCTGA
- a CDS encoding NADPH-dependent F420 reductase has translation MSSISIIGLGNIAKALAARALAGGNAVEIIGRDRAKANEFAAALDGATVGTVSTAPTGDIVVLAVPYASAAAVVRQYGDALDGKVVVDITNPITPDFTGFVTPEGSSGAQEIAKAAPAGAHVVKAFNTLFANVLAAGTAEGRPLDVFIAGDDAQAKARVSVFIESLGLRPMDAGQLPMARALENAALLQLGLMTHSVKHANFSLGVSVLS, from the coding sequence ATGAGCAGCATCAGCATTATCGGCCTGGGGAACATCGCCAAGGCCCTGGCTGCCCGCGCGCTCGCAGGCGGCAACGCAGTCGAGATCATCGGCCGCGACCGGGCCAAAGCCAACGAATTCGCCGCCGCGCTCGACGGCGCCACTGTCGGGACGGTCAGCACCGCCCCGACTGGGGACATCGTCGTCCTCGCCGTGCCGTACGCCAGCGCGGCGGCGGTGGTTCGCCAGTACGGGGACGCACTAGATGGCAAGGTCGTCGTCGACATCACCAACCCCATCACCCCCGATTTCACGGGCTTTGTCACCCCCGAGGGCAGTTCCGGCGCGCAGGAGATCGCCAAGGCCGCCCCCGCCGGAGCGCATGTCGTCAAGGCGTTCAACACCCTGTTCGCCAATGTTCTGGCGGCCGGCACAGCCGAGGGTCGCCCGTTGGACGTGTTCATCGCCGGCGACGACGCGCAGGCAAAGGCACGTGTGTCGGTGTTCATCGAGAGCCTGGGACTGCGCCCGATGGACGCCGGTCAGCTGCCGATGGCGCGGGCACTGGAGAACGCCGCCCTACTGCAGTTGGGCCTCATGACTCACTCCGTCAAACACGCCAACTTTTCCCTCGGCGTCAGCGTTCTCAGCTGA
- a CDS encoding MarR family winged helix-turn-helix transcriptional regulator: protein MEPNWLNPREDRAWRAFIHAHQQIEVQLSHRLQKSGLSGADYEVLAALSALDGDRMPAHALCNALNWEKSRLSHQVRRMQKDGLISREPNPDDARSTMVCLLPAGLAAIEKAAPRHVEDVRRNFIDLFTPAELDMLATLNERVLHHLAKGDSPADNEPA from the coding sequence ATGGAACCGAATTGGCTGAACCCGCGTGAAGACCGTGCTTGGCGGGCCTTCATCCACGCGCATCAACAGATCGAAGTCCAGCTGAGCCACCGCCTGCAGAAATCGGGCCTGTCCGGGGCCGACTATGAGGTCCTGGCGGCGCTCTCGGCGCTCGACGGAGACCGCATGCCCGCCCACGCCCTGTGCAACGCCCTGAACTGGGAGAAGAGCCGTCTCTCCCACCAGGTGCGGCGCATGCAGAAGGACGGGCTGATCAGCCGGGAGCCCAACCCCGACGACGCCCGCAGCACCATGGTCTGCCTGCTGCCGGCCGGCCTCGCCGCGATCGAGAAGGCGGCACCGAGGCACGTGGAGGACGTCCGCCGGAACTTCATCGACCTGTTCACCCCGGCTGAGCTCGACATGCTCGCCACCCTCAACGAACGAGTCCTGCACCACCTGGCCAAAGGCGACTCCCCCGCCGACAACGAGCCCGCATAG
- a CDS encoding flavodoxin family protein, with amino-acid sequence MKTLLIVHHTPSPHCQEMFEAVLAGATDPDIEGVDVVRRPALTVSPVEMLEADGYLLGSPANLGYMSGALKHAFDVCYYPCLDSTRGRPFGLYLHGNEGTEGAERGVDAITTGLGWVKAADYVVVSGKPTKADLEACWNLGATVAAQLMD; translated from the coding sequence GTGAAGACGCTGCTGATCGTGCACCACACGCCATCCCCGCACTGCCAGGAGATGTTCGAGGCAGTGCTGGCCGGTGCCACCGACCCCGATATCGAGGGTGTCGATGTCGTGCGGCGTCCCGCGCTCACGGTGTCACCCGTCGAGATGCTGGAGGCGGATGGCTACCTGCTTGGTTCGCCGGCCAATCTGGGGTACATGAGTGGCGCACTCAAGCATGCGTTCGACGTCTGTTACTACCCGTGCCTCGACTCGACGCGGGGACGTCCGTTCGGCCTGTACCTGCACGGTAACGAGGGCACCGAGGGGGCAGAGCGGGGAGTGGACGCCATCACGACCGGGCTTGGGTGGGTCAAGGCGGCGGACTATGTGGTGGTCTCGGGCAAGCCGACTAAGGCCGACCTTGAAGCGTGCTGGAACCTCGGCGCGACGGTCGCCGCCCAGTTGATGGATTGA
- a CDS encoding tetratricopeptide repeat protein, translating to MCLALVVYFGLLGRTGVLLIASGEPAAIGLGAAIFLMPIVGLWAMVATLRAGFTHQRLAREMRDEGMELDVSDLPRRPSGRIERQAADALFDSVRAELESDPDNWRRWYRLARAYDYAGDRGRARETMKRAVEMERDRP from the coding sequence ATGTGTCTGGCGCTCGTCGTCTACTTCGGGCTCCTCGGACGCACGGGTGTGCTCCTGATCGCCTCGGGGGAACCCGCCGCGATCGGACTCGGTGCCGCGATATTCCTCATGCCCATCGTCGGGCTGTGGGCCATGGTTGCGACCCTGCGCGCAGGGTTCACCCACCAGCGGCTCGCGCGCGAGATGCGCGATGAGGGAATGGAACTCGATGTCAGTGACTTGCCACGACGTCCGTCGGGACGGATCGAGCGACAGGCCGCCGACGCGTTGTTCGACTCGGTGCGGGCCGAACTCGAGAGCGACCCCGACAACTGGCGACGGTGGTATCGGCTGGCGCGCGCCTACGACTACGCCGGCGATCGGGGCCGGGCGCGCGAGACGATGAAGAGGGCGGTCGAGATGGAGCGCGACCGGCCGTGA
- the dapB gene encoding 4-hydroxy-tetrahydrodipicolinate reductase has translation MRVGVLGAKGKVGSTIVDGVEASEDLTFSVGVDAGDPLSRFTENKTDVVVDFTHPSVVMDNLKFLIDNGIHAVVGTTGFTDERIAQIEQWLAAKPGTSVLIAPNFAIGAVLSMQFAKQAARFFESVEVIELHHPHKADAPSGTATRTARLIAEARKGMAPNPDATSTGLEGARGADVDGIPVHSVRVAGLVAHQEVIFGTQGETLTIRHDSLDRTSFVPGVLLAVRNVAKRPGLTIGIEPLLDLS, from the coding sequence ATGCGAGTGGGTGTGCTGGGTGCAAAGGGCAAGGTCGGATCCACGATCGTGGACGGCGTGGAGGCCTCGGAGGATCTGACGTTCTCGGTGGGTGTCGACGCCGGTGATCCGCTGAGCAGGTTCACCGAGAACAAGACGGACGTCGTCGTGGACTTCACCCACCCCAGCGTCGTCATGGACAACCTGAAGTTCCTCATCGACAACGGGATTCACGCGGTCGTGGGCACCACCGGGTTCACCGACGAGCGCATCGCCCAGATCGAGCAGTGGCTGGCGGCCAAGCCCGGGACATCGGTCCTCATCGCCCCGAACTTCGCCATCGGAGCGGTGCTGTCCATGCAGTTCGCCAAGCAGGCGGCCCGCTTCTTCGAGTCGGTCGAGGTCATCGAGCTGCATCATCCGCACAAGGCCGATGCGCCGTCGGGTACGGCGACCCGGACCGCGCGGCTGATCGCGGAGGCCCGAAAGGGGATGGCGCCCAACCCCGATGCCACCAGCACGGGACTCGAGGGCGCTCGCGGCGCGGACGTCGACGGGATTCCGGTGCACTCGGTGCGCGTGGCCGGCCTCGTCGCGCATCAGGAGGTCATCTTCGGCACGCAGGGCGAGACGCTGACGATCCGGCACGACAGCCTGGATCGCACGTCATTCGTGCCCGGCGTGCTGCTCGCGGTGCGCAACGTCGCGAAGCGGCCGGGTCTGACCATCGGCATAGAACCGCTCCTCGACCTGTCGTGA
- a CDS encoding NAD(P)-dependent oxidoreductase — MRGSKILITGPTGQVAAPLATALAADNEVWGIARFTDSAARAELERAGIRCETVNLAAGDFSGIPSDFDYVLNLAVAKSGRWDKDLAANAESVGLLMAHCADATAFLHCSSAAVYDPPDDEPRAENAALGDNHKALFPTYSISKIAGEVVARTMARALGVPTIIARLNVPYGDNGGWPFYQMEMMLAGVPIPVPPGGPARYNPIHQDDIIAMLPRLLEAASVPATTVNWCGEQTVSLQEWCDYIGSLVGREPIFEVSDQALRGGPTDTTLLRDLAGPSTVDWRDGIRRMVAKFHPELVAD, encoded by the coding sequence ATGCGTGGCTCCAAGATCCTCATCACAGGCCCCACCGGGCAGGTCGCTGCTCCCCTCGCCACGGCGCTGGCCGCGGACAACGAGGTGTGGGGCATCGCCCGTTTCACCGACTCCGCGGCGCGCGCCGAACTGGAACGGGCCGGAATTCGGTGCGAAACGGTCAATCTGGCCGCGGGCGACTTCTCCGGCATCCCGTCCGACTTCGACTATGTGCTCAACCTCGCCGTGGCCAAGAGCGGAAGGTGGGACAAGGACCTGGCCGCGAATGCGGAGTCGGTGGGGCTGCTCATGGCGCACTGCGCCGACGCGACGGCGTTCCTGCACTGCTCCTCGGCGGCCGTCTACGACCCGCCGGACGACGAGCCGCGAGCCGAGAACGCGGCGCTCGGCGACAACCACAAGGCGCTGTTCCCGACGTACTCGATCTCGAAGATCGCCGGTGAGGTGGTGGCGCGGACGATGGCACGTGCGCTCGGCGTGCCCACGATCATCGCGCGGCTCAATGTCCCGTACGGCGACAACGGCGGGTGGCCGTTCTACCAGATGGAGATGATGCTCGCCGGCGTCCCGATCCCGGTGCCGCCGGGTGGTCCGGCCCGGTACAACCCGATCCACCAGGACGACATCATCGCGATGCTGCCGAGGCTGCTCGAGGCCGCGTCGGTACCGGCGACCACCGTCAACTGGTGCGGCGAGCAGACCGTCAGCCTGCAGGAGTGGTGCGACTACATCGGATCGCTCGTCGGTCGGGAACCCATATTCGAAGTCAGTGACCAGGCGCTGCGGGGCGGACCCACCGACACCACCTTGTTGCGTGACCTCGCCGGGCCGAGCACCGTCGACTGGCGTGACGGCATCCGGCGGATGGTGGCGAAGTTTCACCCCGAGCTGGTGGCTGACTGA
- a CDS encoding Lrp/AsnC family transcriptional regulator, producing the protein MSEQSSDPVGGESRASKDVRPADLDDTDRRILTALHFDARMSNSALAEAVGIAASTCHGRVRRLQDLGVIRGFYADIDPAAIGLSLQAMISVSLQANARGKIRSFIENVRRRPQVMDVYFLAGAEDFLIHVAASDTDDLRAFVVENLNSDADVAGTQTSLIFEHLRGASPV; encoded by the coding sequence ATGAGTGAACAATCATCGGATCCTGTCGGCGGCGAGTCGCGTGCATCGAAGGATGTTCGACCGGCTGACCTCGATGACACCGACCGTCGCATCCTGACCGCGCTGCACTTCGACGCCCGCATGTCGAACAGCGCACTGGCCGAGGCCGTCGGCATCGCCGCCTCGACGTGTCACGGGCGGGTGCGACGGCTTCAGGACCTCGGCGTCATTCGCGGCTTCTATGCCGACATCGATCCCGCCGCGATCGGATTGTCGCTGCAGGCGATGATCTCGGTCAGCCTGCAGGCCAACGCGCGCGGCAAGATTCGCAGCTTCATCGAGAACGTGCGGCGGCGTCCGCAGGTGATGGACGTCTACTTCCTGGCCGGCGCCGAGGACTTCCTCATCCACGTGGCGGCCAGCGATACCGACGATCTGCGCGCATTCGTGGTGGAGAACCTCAACTCCGACGCCGACGTGGCGGGCACCCAAACATCCCTCATCTTCGAGCATCTGCGCGGTGCGTCACCGGTGTGA
- the ald gene encoding alanine dehydrogenase has translation MRVGIPTEIKNNEYRVAITPAGVAELTHRGHEVLIQSGAGEGSAISDADFKRVGAQLINSADEVWAEADLLLKVKEPIEAEYSRLRGGQTLFTYLHLAASKPCTDALIASGTTSIAYETVQTADGALPLLAPMSEVAGRLAAQVGAYHLMRTHGGRGVLMGGVPGVAPANVVVIGGGMAGDNAAAVAKGMGARVTVFDLNINTLRKIDAEYGGSIETRYSSRLDLEDAVKEADLVIGAVLVPGAKAPKLVTNSTVSHMKPGAVLVDIAIDQGGCFEDSRPTTHDDPTFAVHDTVFYCVANMPGAVPRTSTYALTNSTLPYVLKLADKGWKAACAADAALARGLSTHEGALLSEQVAADLDMPFTDPASLLA, from the coding sequence ATGCGCGTCGGAATCCCGACCGAGATCAAGAACAACGAGTACCGCGTCGCCATCACCCCCGCCGGTGTCGCCGAACTGACCCACCGTGGTCACGAGGTACTCATCCAGTCCGGCGCGGGCGAGGGTTCGGCGATCTCGGACGCTGACTTCAAGCGTGTCGGTGCGCAGCTGATCAACAGCGCCGACGAGGTGTGGGCCGAGGCGGATCTGCTGCTGAAGGTCAAGGAGCCCATCGAGGCCGAGTACAGCCGCCTGCGCGGGGGCCAGACGCTCTTCACCTACCTTCACCTTGCGGCCTCGAAGCCGTGCACCGACGCCCTGATTGCGTCCGGCACCACGTCCATCGCCTACGAGACGGTTCAGACCGCCGACGGCGCGCTTCCCCTGCTGGCACCGATGAGCGAGGTCGCGGGTCGGCTCGCGGCACAGGTTGGCGCCTACCACCTGATGCGCACGCACGGCGGCCGCGGCGTCCTCATGGGCGGCGTTCCCGGCGTCGCGCCCGCCAACGTCGTGGTGATCGGCGGCGGCATGGCCGGCGACAACGCCGCTGCCGTCGCCAAGGGCATGGGTGCCCGCGTCACCGTCTTCGACCTCAACATCAACACGCTGCGCAAGATCGACGCCGAGTACGGCGGCAGCATCGAGACGCGCTACTCATCGCGCCTCGACTTGGAGGACGCGGTCAAGGAAGCCGATCTGGTGATCGGCGCGGTCCTGGTGCCCGGCGCGAAGGCGCCCAAGCTCGTCACCAATTCGACTGTCTCGCACATGAAGCCGGGCGCCGTGCTCGTCGACATCGCCATCGACCAGGGCGGCTGCTTCGAGGACTCCCGTCCCACCACGCACGACGACCCGACGTTCGCCGTGCACGACACCGTGTTCTACTGCGTGGCCAACATGCCGGGCGCGGTGCCGCGGACGTCGACCTATGCGCTGACCAACTCGACGCTGCCGTATGTCCTCAAACTCGCCGACAAGGGCTGGAAGGCCGCCTGCGCCGCTGACGCCGCGCTGGCAAGGGGACTCTCGACGCACGAGGGTGCGCTGCTGTCCGAGCAGGTCGCCGCCGACCTCGACATGCCGTTCACCGACCCGGCGAGCCTGCTGGCCTGA